Within the Medicago truncatula cultivar Jemalong A17 chromosome 4, MtrunA17r5.0-ANR, whole genome shotgun sequence genome, the region GGtcctgcaaccaagatgcaacacatggtctgtccatgccctcactattttctccttcatttcatttaaggtggtcatggcataatttttgaaaagtggGATGAGCCCAAAAGATATCTTTGATTGTAGTACTTtcactttgtgttcttgagtaataagtatagttgtgctcctccaacttcgagattagaTATTGCAACGGCGTCTTGTCAACtctatttgccttccatatttgttgacgttcatcGTACACTTGCTTtacatttgtcatgcaatgtggtcttttgttcttcaaatgtatcaaaatattttttgaaagcattttgctcttggtcaagtcacgtacaatcttcttgtcgtcctcctttaatctactGGCAAGAATGTGTCCTTATAAAGCCGGCTCCATCGCATGtttgtgaactccattaagaatgttcaatctcaattcctttgtttgcttactttgatatccactaatcatgaacaAGCACCCACATTTTTTTGAGCCCGTTCTCAcatgcttcggtttttttttccGGCACTTTGTGAgctccactcctttcacacatTAGGCGGAACATTgaattgatcaagcttgatatTTGTGTAACAATTGTAAATCCCACCTTATTTGTTTGACGACGTGTCCACTCTTCTCTATctttcgacttaacgtcgtctgaaaaaaaCCTAGCCGTGTCAACCTCGTGGCTTGAAGTGGGAGGACACCGGAGCTAACAtattttgaagcttcaacatggacggaagctCCATCAATGTTTGGTTTCGCTTCAACCTTAGGCGGTTAGACATCTCCGGAAATTTCGACAAAATTTGGTTTGTCTCTCCCGGAACATCTTCCGCGTTCTCtaaattactataattaaacaacacaaaaatatgaattaacaactaactaatgcataaacatcaatgtcgtaatgaattaaaacaaaaataataataataaaagaaaataatatttttttggaaaaaatggcAGTAGCTGCCATTTTTTCGTTGTGAAATTTTTTCACAAGTATTCATCGGTACCTTAATATCGAGGTTTTTctcggcagtaaactaccgaaTTTTACTTCGGTAGTAAGCTACCGAGGATTCCCATGACAGAGTTCTAAGTAAACTAACGTAAAAACCCATAACAAAGCCAAAAAATAAACGAATTATAGTGctcaatacctgtttttttacgtcaaaagtgtgttgatacctcatatgcttgatgcttgaatgattttggagccagatttgatgatttttttttttggatttgggGTTTTGATGAAAGTGGTatggaagttgatgatgaaatagtGTGTAGGGGGAGCAGATGGCTGTTTCATTTGATGAAACATAAttatcggcagttaactgcagccgattttTGAATTCCTCGacaattaattgataaaaaggGCAAAATGGTATTTTACTTATGTGCCTCAGCCTAataaaatgtgtcaacaacaattttcaatattttttactaaatttgaGCTAGTGGAGTACTATAGTAGGTTGGTGATGCTATCCATATTTTTTGACCATGTTATCCACTTTATTTTTTCTGatattagaattttaaaaacatCTGGCATTGgcaatcaatgttttttttataagctttaATGTGGCAATCATAAGACATcccataactaaaaaaaaatccgttttggtattttaagtttatcttcgttacatgttttggtcctttccgtcagtttaattcataaaacgttagGGTTAATAAGAAAACGTTAATTGTTGTATATATGTCAGTATGGCattggttctggaaatttttattcattttttccctcatctcatcttcatcatcttcattaaaaccttcatcatttttattcaaatcaacaggaaaaaaattaattttagttaacaaaaaaaaaaatacagcagAGAAGGAAAAAATCCCAGGTTTCCCATTTTCTCCTTTCCTCGTTCTTCGATATGTTATTCTTCTCCCTCACACAACGTTCATCTTATCACAACCataatcattttctcaaataaagATCACTAACATCAAACTTGAATTttaataattcaacaacaatttcatGGCTTGCAAATATGAGTTTTGAAGAGTAATCAGATTGGGATCTAAGTGCCCATGTGAAGAACAACATATTTGATTTGGGTTTGAATCAGATTCGCGCATATTATGGAGTGGTAGGTCGCATGAATTAGAAGCAGAAAACGATATGGTGGAACCACCTTGGAATCCGACAACACACAAACCCAAATCCGCCATCGTTTTCACTCTCTTTTTTCTCATGGATTTTTCGTTTCCATTGGAAAGCCAGTGTCTTGGtctctcttattctttccaatttcaattttaacaaCAACCCCATCAGAACCAAGGAAAGGTTGACGTtgattttgtttccttttgTGTTGTAAGGATTGAAAGGGTTCTCATAGATCTGAATAAAGTGTTGCTAGTggtgattttgttttcttttgtgctgTGAGAAATTTAGATTTgagtgaaagaagaagaagaaagtgatttttgataatttgtgttgtttgttgatgaaagagaaccaagaagagAAGAAGCTGTGGAAGAACATTCAGTtgagtttttatgttttttttttttctggatttAGTTGATGAACATGATGAAGGTTTTAATGAAGATGAGAAAGAGATGATAAAAATTTTCTGAACCAATGACATACTGACACGTGTACAACAATTAACGTTTGTTTATTAACCCTAAAGTTTTATGAATTAAACtgacggaaaggaccaaaacatgtaacggagataaacttaaaataccaaaacggactttttttagttatgggaccaaaccgataccaaaaaattagctaagggactaaaatagcaattaagcctaaaaaaaattaagtcacAAAAACCCTACTTTCTTCACCTTCATCCATCAAAGAGAGATGATTTATGGtcaatttttaacctaaaatcacccctctaattcgtttttttatttcccttttattgaaataagtgattttcacatctatttcgttttttctttcgtgatttcgtcgtcttaatGCGACATTtgttttgttcgtcgtctttgtgcgatgttgtttgtctttcttgtttcgcTCAAGTATTTGTTCGGTTCAGATTAtcagatcagcttcgatccagtgcagatcaAATCGATGACTTTGGAATCGTCAACGTTGCAGCAGATCCGAAGACATGGGTATTCcagagacttaaatatagtcatatgtgtaggctttaatactttgccgttttatgctattaacatggatgctgtgagtttgttcacagattcatcctttttgtttttggcGAATTTTCATTGCATCgatctatcaatttgaatgaatgaatatcacttatttttgtaaaaaaaagaagataaaaaaaattaattatattcttaataatactcttatttaattattgtatctcaattattctaattattctatctatataaatatattagttattgaaacttatttataataaaaagcaTGACATTTTGGAATTTTCTTAAAATGTAAGCATAACTACAAACGAGACTAAGACGTAGAAATAGCTAGAAGTTAGGAACAAGAGAAGGGTTAATTGCATTATCATGAATTCTACATTGAAGTGTCTCATACTCTCATCTCATATAATAAGATAGACTTAGAAAATAAGTACTgtactaataataatatgtatTGTTATAAGATTATCTCGTCTAAAGaactagcattttttttttgttttttcataattaaGTTATCTCAATTGGAGGTTATGTGTATCAgacattaaatataaataaattaatggtCAGTTTGAGATCTTGGAATGTGTTTCTTTAAAGAttttatgttcaatttttttttgtgtgtcaAATTCGGTGGACAAGTTCATACTGAGCTTTGCTCTGGCTTAGAACGGGACCTCGCAAATGGGCAGTGGGATGAGGCTACTCTAATTAGTCGGTCATAGATCGGATAtcgaattttataaaaataatataaataaacgATTCAAATGAAATCGAAATATTAGTTCCTCAAGTTGTAAATGTCTAGCTCCCTTATATTTCATCTAATCTTGTTGATAGGActgatattttaaaatgagttctgtttgtttttatttaattatttctaaaatgAGTTTTGTTTGCTTGACTTCGTTTACCTCGTTTTCTTCTCCGGGTTCGGGCATTTCAAAAATAAGGTATATCAACTTgatgtttatttataaattgAAGTTCATAGTatacgatttttttttgtaatataaaGTTCCATATATGATTTATCGCCAGGTCTTGGTATTTTCGACATTTGCATGGGGTTAAAATAAATGTCACATATagtcacatatttttttttgatgaaatgtcACATAGTCATCATCATTGTCTAGTTTGCTGACTTATTTAATTAGGAGCATATTCTTTATTAAGTACCCCTTACGGTTGCATTATCTAATTATTGATATGTTCAATTTGTTTCTTAGTGctgttttgtttataatattatccGAACACTATACACTACAATCATCGTACATAAATTACTCAATTGCAACAAAAAACAAGAGGGGTCAGTCTCTGTTGATGCATTATCCAATAACAAGAGGAATTAGAGGATTAGTAGGTAAACCaaagttaaataaatataacaacAGGAAAAAAGTCTTTGCTTGTGACGAACACCACCATAATGCACCCccacaatttaattttttcaccAAGAAAAAATCATTATAGACAACTACACTCATGACACATATTTAACTTCTGTGCATTGCTGCTAATCAGTTTATTTAAATCACTAttccctcaacaaaaaaaaagtttatttaaatCACTAGATTAATTGTAATAAAAAGTcactttaataattaatttatgcaaTGTCTCTATCAATTGAACTAAACTTACGGAGATAAATATGTAGTATTTTTGAATTCAACATTCTTTATCGAaagatgaattttattttaaatttattttgtaatgtactagtaatttaatttcaaaacatattaatgaattaaattgtcctaatacaaatatattgaaaattgttaGGTTGGACACATGATCAAAATTCAAACCCAACTCACctatttacaaaagaaaaattcttAAAGAAAAACATTACTATCCATATAggaaaaagtataatttttattatcagagtaaatcctatccagataaaaaaaaaaactgaaccgCACTTTAAGTAATTGCTAAAAGTATGCATATTCTAgctttatttcaatttttaagcAACATTtagaattttgtcaaaaaagataaagcaacatttaaaaaagaatatactTCTTATATTCGCTATGCATTTATTTAACTTTAGGCTTGAGGAATAAGATAagacttgtcaaaaaaaaaaaaaacaaaagattggGAAGTAAGAAAAAGATAGGTAAAGATTTTTGACCTTTGGTGAACGtcttaaactaaaataaaataaaataaaacaaaataaataaatttcattggTCAATCTTTTTTCctttaactaattaattaatataagtgCCACATCAGCATGTGAAATTCCCATTATGTATCTCCTTTCTTGTCTATAAATTGAGTTAGCCACCACCTTATTTTCCATTCATTCATCCCTTCTCTTTACACCCCCCCCTCTTTTTTGCGTTCACTCTGTTTTCTTTTCATAGGTATTCTATTCTattctttctttattatttttctttctttgttactCTGTTTTTCCCCTGTTTCTCCATCaccactgccacgtcactattCCACCACCTctgcatgttctttcttttgtGATCATAAGATCAAACACTATACCATGATTCTGATCTCATGATATGAGTCACACATGTTTTCCTCTGCATGAAAAAATagtgctgagtttttttttttagtatagttctgtttttgttgaattttattcATGTTCTGTTCTTGTGACACTATACACGGTTTCACTTTGAAGAACAAGGTTCTGTCGTTATTATTCAAGATACTTGTTCAAGAAACTTCATGACACAACATGCACGGccttgattaaataaaaaacaaaaacaaaaacaaaactttataCAGCCTGGCATAGAACAAAGAGATTCTTTCTTTGTTCgtttcttaaataaattttgtttttaattttatggataAACAAACACTAACTTATGAGGTTTAGTAATGTTAAAATTCTAAAAGGAAATTATTATTCTCATGCACTGTTTATGGTTGAAATCTTAGTTGAAAAAAGTGGAAGATTTggtattaatattttatttgacaggtgGTTGGTCATGGTGGGTCGTAGGTCTTTGTTGAAAATTCATAAACCAATTcagtttttttaaatgtttgtttaattgattaatttttgtaCTATGATGTTGATCTGTTACTTAAAGTGATGatgaattatttttgttgttgcagtTGAAGATTTTCAATGGCTACCGAACGTTTGACTCGTGTTCATAGCCTCAAGGAGAGGCTTGATGAAACCTTAACTgctaataggaatgaaattttGGCCCTTCTTTCAAGGTAATaaagttttattattattattattattatttgagcTCAATTTGTTGAATGTTTGATGTTTTTTAAAGGCTTGAAGCAAAGGGAAAGGGAATTTTGCAACACCATCAAGTGATTGCTGAGTTTGAGGAAATTCCTGAAGATAGTAGACAGAAGTTGACTGATGGTGCATTTGGTGAAGTTTTGAGATCCACACAGgtaatttattttgatcattATGTGTgtgtattatatataaattcatatgctttgttgattttttcatgatttttttaggAAGCAATAGTTTTGCCACCATGGGTTGCACTTGCTGTTCGTCCAAGGCCAGGTATTTGGGAGTATCTGAGAGTAAATGTGCATGCTCTTGTTGTTGAAAATTTGCAACCTGCTGAGTTTCTCAAATTCAAGGAAGAACTTGTTGATGGAAGGTAATTAATCAGTAAAATTACTTGTGTTTTGGTTATATTTTTACCCAAATTATGAATGGTTCTGATTCTGTCTCACTTTTATTACAGTGCTAATGGAAACTTTGTGCTTGAGTTGGACTTTGAACCATTTACTGCATCTTTCCCTCGTCCTACTCTCAACAAGTCAATTGGAAATGGTGTGCAATTCCTTAATCGCCACCTTTCTGCTAAACTCTTCCATGACAAGGAGAGTTTACATCCACTTTTGGAATTTCTCAGACTTCACAGCTACAAGGGAAAGGTATCTATCTATTTCTtgctcttgattttttttcatggtAGTGAGAATTGCTTGCTTGTTTATCATTCAGATTCAAATTAGTAGTGATTGGCATTGTTAATTATCAACTTTAGACCTCCTTTGAGAACAAATTCACTATGTTGTATTtgcatgtttgaattgactATGAGTTTGGCAGAATCATGGTGCGTCGTCAAGATTTTGGCAAAAATTACACCAAgtaacttcaacaaaatcaggGTACCACCATGATTTTGCCAAACTCATTGTTGAATGAAACATGTTCTattagtatatttttatttagtagTGATCTTGTGTGTCTGCTTTGATTTCACcgaaatgtgttttttttacatatgcagacattgatgttgaatgacagaATTCAAAACCCTGATTCTCTTCAACATGTTCTGAGGAAAGCTGAAGAGTATCTAAGCACAATTGATCCTGAAACACCATACTCAGAATTTGAACACAGGTTCCAGGAGATTGGTTTGGAGAGAGGTTGGGGAGACACCGCAGAGCGCGTCCTCGAGTCCATCCAACTTCTCTTGGATCTTCTCGAGGCTCCCGACCCTTGCACCCTTGAGACTTTCCTTGATAGAATCCCCATGGTCTTTAATGTTGTCATCCTTTCTCCTCATGGTTACTTTGCTCAAGATGATGTCTTGGGATACCCTGATACTGGAGGCCAGGTTAGTTTAACATGAAATGTTTTGTTTGTCTATGAGAATCTCATACTATTATACCTATCAAGTTTAACTCACATGCTTTACTTGATCTTCAATATAGGTTGTTTACATCTTGGATCAAGTTCGTGCCTTGGAGAGCGAGATGCTCAGTCGCATTAAGAAACAAGGCTTGGATATCATCCCTCGCATTCTCATTGTAAGTCATAATATTGTACTCTCTCGGTttcaaaaataagcaaaaaattCTATGAATGTAGCTTACTTGTATATTGTGTATGGATAATTCTCTAATTGGTTGGTACTTGTGGATGTATGTTCTTGTTAAATACAGATCACCCGTCTTCTCCCCGATGCAGTCGGAACGACTTGTGGCCAACGACTTGAGAAGGTCTACGGAACTGAGCATTGCCACATTCTTCGAGTTCCCTTCAGAGATACGAAGGGAATTGTCCGCAAGTGGATCTCACGATTTGAAGTCTGGCCATATCTAGAAACTTACACTGAGGTGTTATTTTTATCCATAATCACTTTCCAAACattttgatgtttatttttatttgtagtcTAACATTCAGTCCAATTATATGTATCTTGTCATTAGGATGTTGCTCATGAGCTTGCCAAAGAGTTGCAAGGCAAACCAGATCTGATTGTTGGAAACTACAGTGATGGAAACATTGTTGCCTCTTTGTTGGCACATAAATTAGGTGTCACTCAGGTTTGTCTACATGAACACTTATACTAGTTCAAAGTTGTAACATTTTGTTGACTATCCTTTTGGTCTAATGTTTTCCCTTCATCCATTGTAACAGTGTACCATTGCTCATGCACTCGAGAAGACTAAGTACCCCGAATCCGACATTTACTGGAAAAAATTCGAAGAGAAGTATCACTTCTCCTGCCAATTTACCGCTGATCTTTTCGCAATGAACCACACAGATTTCATCATCACTAGTACCTTCCAAGAGATTGCTGGAAGGTGTGATATCCCTTCATTCATTGTTCACAAAGTCTGTTCCTTTTTTCgtaattttcatttctttgatTAACAGACTCATTAAAATTGTTGTATTTTCTTGTACAGCAAGGACAAGGTTGGACAGTATGAGAGTCACACTGCCTTTACTCTTCCAGGACTCTACCGTGTCGTGCACGGTATTGATGTCTTTGATCCAAAGTTCAACATTGTATCTCCAGGAGCTGATCAGACCATTTACTTCCCTTACACCGAAACTAGCCGCCGATTGACATCCTTCTACCCTGAAATCGAAGAGCTTCTTTACAGCTCAGTTGAGAATGAAGAGCACATGTGAGTTTCTCTTCCtctcattttcttctttatttcctttaatgttattgttgttgtcattgTCGCATGAAACATTATCTAAACGAATGTGATTCAACTGTAACAGATGTGTGCTGAAGGACCGCAACAAGCCAATTATCTTCACCATGGCAAGGTTGGACCGTGTGAAGAACATTACAGGACTTGTTGAGTGGTACGGCAAGAATGCCAAGCTTCGTGAGTTGGTGAACCTTGTTGTTGTTGCCGGAGACAGGAGGAAGGAGTCAAAGGACTTGGAAGAGATAGCTGAGATGAAGAAGATGTATGGCCTAATCGAGACCTACAAGTTGAATGGCCAATTCAGATGGATTTCCTCTCAGATGAACCGTGTCAGAAACGGAGAGCTGTACCGTGTGATTTGTGACACCAAGGGAGCTTTCGTGCAACCTGCTGTGTATGAAGCTTTCGGTTTGACAGTTGTTGAGGCCATGGCTACTGGATTACCAACATTTGCAACTCTTAATGGTGGCCCTGCTGAGATCATTGTCCATGGCAAATCTGGATTCCACATTGATCCTTACCATGGCGACCGTGCTGCTGATCTCCTCGTTGAATTCTTTGAGAAGGTCAAGGTTGATCCATCTCACTGGGACAAGATCTCTCAAGGTGGTCTCCAACGTATTGAAGAGAAGTAAGCTACTATAACCATGTTACATAGTTTTCTTTGCTTAGGTTGTGTGAATTGTGATtaacttgttttattttttatgctttgCTTCCAGGTACACATGGACAATATACTCTCAGAGGCTTCTTACACTCACTGGTGTCTATGGCTTCTGGAAGCATGTGTCTAACCTCGACCGTCTTGAGAGCCGCCGCTATCTTGAGATGTTCTATGCTCTCAAGTACCGCAAATTGGTAAGTTTTATATTAGACGTATATTTTATAAGATTGAGTTAGACTCGAAaactaatataaatatttttctatcaaGTTACTAATCAATgcattttgttacatttttgtGTACCTCAGGCTGAGTCTGTGCCCCTAGCTGTTGAGTAAAATCTGAGGCTTTGAAGAGttaaatgaagaaatggagaaacc harbors:
- the LOC11446733 gene encoding sucrose synthase, whose translation is MATERLTRVHSLKERLDETLTANRNEILALLSRLEAKGKGILQHHQVIAEFEEIPEDSRQKLTDGAFGEVLRSTQEAIVLPPWVALAVRPRPGIWEYLRVNVHALVVENLQPAEFLKFKEELVDGSANGNFVLELDFEPFTASFPRPTLNKSIGNGVQFLNRHLSAKLFHDKESLHPLLEFLRLHSYKGKTLMLNDRIQNPDSLQHVLRKAEEYLSTIDPETPYSEFEHRFQEIGLERGWGDTAERVLESIQLLLDLLEAPDPCTLETFLDRIPMVFNVVILSPHGYFAQDDVLGYPDTGGQVVYILDQVRALESEMLSRIKKQGLDIIPRILIITRLLPDAVGTTCGQRLEKVYGTEHCHILRVPFRDTKGIVRKWISRFEVWPYLETYTEDVAHELAKELQGKPDLIVGNYSDGNIVASLLAHKLGVTQCTIAHALEKTKYPESDIYWKKFEEKYHFSCQFTADLFAMNHTDFIITSTFQEIAGSKDKVGQYESHTAFTLPGLYRVVHGIDVFDPKFNIVSPGADQTIYFPYTETSRRLTSFYPEIEELLYSSVENEEHICVLKDRNKPIIFTMARLDRVKNITGLVEWYGKNAKLRELVNLVVVAGDRRKESKDLEEIAEMKKMYGLIETYKLNGQFRWISSQMNRVRNGELYRVICDTKGAFVQPAVYEAFGLTVVEAMATGLPTFATLNGGPAEIIVHGKSGFHIDPYHGDRAADLLVEFFEKVKVDPSHWDKISQGGLQRIEEKYTWTIYSQRLLTLTGVYGFWKHVSNLDRLESRRYLEMFYALKYRKLAESVPLAVE